Proteins encoded within one genomic window of Granulicella pectinivorans:
- a CDS encoding anti-sigma regulatory factor — MTQMYELPRMGNPVVSGNLPIQTPEDIVLVRTAVRQAALQLKFGLVDQTKLVTAASEIARNTLIYGKGGEVFIEPVSEAKSGLRLTFIDKGPGIPDIDRALSDGFTTGGGMGLGLGGTRRLMDDFKIVSKPSEGTTVSITKWSR, encoded by the coding sequence ATGACGCAAATGTATGAACTCCCCCGCATGGGGAATCCTGTGGTTTCTGGCAATCTGCCGATTCAAACCCCGGAGGATATCGTTCTGGTTCGCACCGCCGTCCGGCAGGCGGCACTCCAACTCAAGTTCGGCCTCGTCGACCAGACCAAGCTGGTCACGGCGGCCAGCGAGATCGCCCGCAACACGCTGATCTACGGCAAGGGTGGTGAGGTGTTCATCGAGCCGGTCAGCGAGGCCAAATCCGGCCTGCGCCTGACCTTCATCGACAAAGGTCCCGGTATCCCCGACATCGACCGGGCACTCTCGGATGGGTTTACCACGGGAGGGGGCATGGGCCTCGGACTGGGAGGAACGCGCCGTCTCATGGACGACTTCAAGATCGTCTCCAAGCCGAGTGAAGGGACTACGGTATCAATTACGAAATGGAGCCGATAG
- a CDS encoding SpoIIE family protein phosphatase — protein MEPIEHTGANPQPIRTAVVIPIEDSSQIPVARRAVLEAGRELRLDEATLSRAEIVAVELARNIFLHGRTVTSQGGVPLRRIQRPGELFISSDIEGTAVQIVAVDSGVGISSILRAMTDGFSTSGTPGLGLGAVKRLSRSFDIFSSIEPDAARGTVVAALVGPEKPVGTTTAAVLSSALPGETVGGDSWASFQTAESTYYLMADGLGHGPHAHDASTLAVNLFLRSMERSRAALSPAELLTHMHPLMRATRGAAIALIRIDHATRQIVFCGVGNISMVLSAPNGATRTMLSHNGTLGHQMQRVQEFTENYLPGSLLILHSDGIHTSWKLQNATGLDRQASATIAGAIYREAWRGRDDATVLVARLA, from the coding sequence ATGGAGCCGATAGAGCACACTGGAGCGAATCCCCAGCCCATCCGCACGGCGGTCGTCATCCCCATCGAGGACTCTTCGCAAATTCCCGTGGCGCGCCGGGCCGTGCTTGAGGCCGGACGTGAACTGCGTCTGGATGAGGCCACACTCTCGCGCGCTGAGATTGTGGCCGTGGAACTGGCCCGCAACATCTTTCTTCATGGGCGCACTGTCACCTCGCAGGGAGGCGTTCCGCTCCGGCGTATTCAACGACCGGGCGAGCTGTTTATCTCTTCGGATATCGAGGGTACTGCCGTGCAGATCGTGGCAGTGGACTCCGGCGTCGGCATCTCCAGCATCTTGCGTGCCATGACGGACGGCTTCTCGACCTCCGGAACGCCTGGGCTTGGCCTGGGGGCGGTGAAGCGGCTTTCACGGAGCTTCGATATCTTCTCCTCGATCGAACCGGATGCGGCGCGCGGCACGGTAGTCGCCGCCTTAGTCGGTCCGGAGAAGCCGGTTGGGACGACCACGGCAGCGGTTCTCTCCTCAGCGCTGCCGGGCGAGACTGTCGGCGGAGACTCCTGGGCGTCGTTCCAGACGGCGGAGAGCACCTACTATCTGATGGCGGACGGACTTGGGCATGGCCCCCATGCGCACGATGCCTCGACGCTGGCGGTGAATCTCTTTCTGCGGTCTATGGAGCGATCCAGGGCGGCTCTCTCTCCCGCAGAGCTCCTCACCCACATGCATCCGCTGATGCGCGCGACGCGCGGCGCGGCGATAGCACTGATCCGGATCGACCATGCCACGCGCCAGATTGTGTTCTGCGGTGTGGGCAATATCAGCATGGTGCTCTCCGCGCCCAACGGCGCAACCCGCACCATGCTCTCGCACAACGGCACGCTGGGGCACCAGATGCAGCGCGTGCAGGAGTTTACGGAGAATTACCTTCCGGGATCGCTGCTCATTCTGCATTCGGACGGCATTCACACCAGCTGGAAGCTGCAAAATGCGACTGGTCTCGACCGTCAGGCATCCGCCACCATCGCTGGGGCCATCTATCGAGAGGCATGGCGCGGAAGGGATGACGCCACCGTGCTGGTTGCCCGACTTGCCTAA
- a CDS encoding ATP-binding response regulator, translated as MPNSSPQNALLTVRLIGESDFVLSRQRAKQIAALLGFENQDQTRIATAVSEIARNAYEYAGGGRAEFFVDRSPQPQLRIVISDKGKGIDALESIYDGTYTSASGMGLGIMGARRLLDSFDLKTSPQGTVATLIKRIPENKGRIPSDAELVERLPQRHSDSRAAMADQNHELMTLLADLRLRESELTHLNQELEETNRGVLVLYAELEDKSLAVQHASEMKTRFLSGVTHELRTPLNSIVSLSRLLLHRVDGELNAEQEKQVGFILRSAQTLSDMVNDLLDMAKIEAGKTSVKLSDVNVHDTLAGLRGMFRSFITNPGVDLVVVLPEGPDAHSLVVHTDEGKLAQILRNFISNALKYTSEGRVVVKAERVEDNIVFSVADTGIGIAPEHHELVMQEWGQVESAMQNRHKGSGLGLPLSRSLAEVLGGSIHFTSTPGVGSTFYLTLPAQPAERKGSDSNRRAASVHILMADDDEVARYLLRRRLSTLTTAPIYEATTIAECLQAITRSRPAILFLDFVTAGPRGFDVLHRIREQTANQQLPIVLLTARTITPSEYSELESLGIQVISKRLGDTDSNQQDQDEQRQQIERALLQVGLSNMHEGPVNS; from the coding sequence TTGCCTAATTCTTCTCCACAAAACGCGCTTCTGACCGTTCGTCTGATCGGGGAATCGGACTTTGTCCTCTCGCGCCAGCGTGCCAAGCAGATTGCCGCTCTCCTCGGCTTCGAAAACCAGGACCAGACCCGCATCGCCACTGCGGTCTCCGAGATCGCGCGCAACGCTTACGAGTACGCCGGTGGCGGTCGAGCCGAGTTTTTTGTCGATCGGTCTCCCCAGCCGCAGCTTCGCATCGTCATCTCCGACAAGGGGAAGGGAATCGACGCGCTGGAGTCGATCTACGACGGGACGTACACCTCTGCATCGGGCATGGGACTAGGCATTATGGGCGCGCGGCGTCTGCTGGACTCCTTCGACCTGAAGACCTCTCCCCAGGGAACCGTTGCGACGTTGATCAAGCGCATCCCGGAAAACAAGGGGCGCATTCCCTCAGACGCGGAGCTGGTCGAACGCCTGCCGCAGAGGCACTCTGACAGCAGAGCCGCTATGGCCGACCAGAATCACGAGTTGATGACCCTGCTGGCCGACCTTCGCCTCCGCGAATCCGAACTGACACACCTGAACCAGGAGCTGGAGGAGACGAACCGGGGGGTGCTGGTTCTCTACGCGGAACTCGAAGACAAATCGCTGGCGGTCCAGCATGCCTCGGAGATGAAGACGCGCTTCCTCTCTGGCGTCACGCATGAGTTACGCACTCCCCTGAACTCCATCGTGTCGCTCTCGCGCCTTCTTCTACACCGCGTGGATGGCGAACTGAACGCGGAGCAGGAGAAACAGGTCGGCTTCATCCTGCGCTCGGCCCAGACGCTCTCCGACATGGTCAACGACCTGCTCGACATGGCTAAGATCGAGGCCGGTAAGACCTCGGTCAAGCTCAGCGACGTCAATGTTCATGACACCCTCGCGGGCCTGCGCGGCATGTTCCGCTCCTTCATCACGAATCCTGGGGTGGATCTTGTCGTCGTACTGCCGGAGGGCCCGGACGCCCACTCCCTCGTCGTCCACACCGACGAGGGCAAACTCGCGCAGATTCTGCGCAACTTCATCTCCAACGCGTTGAAGTACACCTCAGAGGGACGCGTGGTGGTCAAGGCCGAGCGCGTGGAGGACAACATCGTCTTCTCGGTGGCGGATACCGGCATCGGCATCGCACCGGAGCACCATGAACTGGTCATGCAGGAGTGGGGCCAGGTCGAGAGCGCCATGCAGAACCGTCACAAGGGCAGCGGCCTGGGACTCCCGCTCTCCCGGTCGCTGGCCGAGGTCCTGGGCGGCAGCATCCACTTCACCTCCACGCCGGGGGTGGGATCTACCTTCTACCTGACCCTTCCCGCGCAGCCGGCGGAGCGCAAGGGGTCCGATTCCAACAGGCGCGCAGCTTCCGTCCATATCCTGATGGCCGACGACGATGAGGTCGCCCGCTACCTTCTGCGCCGTCGCCTGTCCACGCTCACCACTGCCCCCATCTATGAGGCCACGACGATCGCCGAGTGCCTGCAGGCGATTACGCGCAGCCGCCCGGCGATCCTGTTCCTCGACTTCGTGACCGCTGGCCCGCGCGGCTTCGACGTGCTGCACCGCATCCGCGAGCAGACCGCCAATCAGCAGCTTCCCATCGTCCTGCTGACCGCCCGCACCATCACCCCGTCGGAGTACAGCGAACTCGAAAGCCTGGGCATCCAGGTCATCTCGAAGCGCCTCGGGGATACCGATAGCAACCAACAGGACCAGGATGAGCAGCGTCAGCAGATTGAACGCGCTCTTCTTCAGGTAGGCTTAAGCAATATGCATGAAGGGCCGGTCAATTCGTGA
- a CDS encoding ATP-binding protein: MIQERARKLLYVDDTEEQRYAMRRILEGAGFTVIEAASGAEAFRQLAAHDNLLACILDVRLPDMSGYDVCRRMKADPVTTGIPVLQISASFADPILRASGLSAGADAYVAQPVHPSELLALVNSLIRAHQFERTLRFQAEVSASLAASLDHRQTVRTIETIFCPRLCDHCTVYLRPQTLGHSSGAHRAVITPPDAATILLAQAEKVAETAVPRLVDPSTLIVPLHVGRKHLGALLFTIDGTRRFYTQESIAPAEDIASRAALALQNSTLYTAQQNAQAALVQSEKLAAAGRLSAAIAHEINNPLEALTNLMFLIETSEETPPTIKAYAAEGLSELSRLTHIARQSLGFYRELTGPTLFDLNESIDDTLRIYLKRFTAKRIRIERDFAPEVTVTAVKGEIRQVVSNLLVNAYDAAPEDGTLRVSTGTLPTGEVWFRVQNIGSGIPADVLPHIFEPFFSTKDGTGTGLGLWVSESIVRKHGGTIEAINPAPGDANPMTTFEVTLPHDSQAIE; the protein is encoded by the coding sequence GTGATCCAGGAGCGAGCCCGCAAGCTTCTCTACGTCGACGACACCGAAGAGCAGCGCTACGCCATGCGCCGCATCCTCGAGGGTGCCGGCTTCACCGTCATCGAAGCTGCCTCGGGAGCCGAGGCGTTCCGCCAGCTTGCCGCTCACGATAACCTCCTCGCCTGCATCCTCGATGTGCGTCTGCCGGACATGTCCGGATACGACGTCTGCCGACGGATGAAGGCCGATCCCGTTACGACCGGCATCCCCGTGCTGCAGATCTCCGCCTCCTTCGCCGACCCCATTCTGCGCGCCTCCGGTCTTTCTGCCGGAGCCGACGCGTATGTCGCGCAGCCGGTTCACCCCAGCGAGCTGCTTGCGCTGGTCAACTCGCTCATCCGCGCCCACCAGTTTGAGCGCACCCTGCGCTTCCAGGCTGAGGTCAGCGCCTCGCTCGCCGCTTCGCTGGACCATCGACAGACCGTTCGCACCATTGAGACGATCTTCTGCCCGCGCCTCTGCGATCACTGCACTGTCTACCTGCGCCCGCAAACCTTAGGCCACTCCAGTGGCGCTCATCGCGCGGTCATCACACCACCCGATGCCGCCACGATCCTGTTGGCGCAGGCGGAGAAGGTGGCCGAGACCGCCGTTCCCCGCCTGGTCGATCCCAGCACCCTCATCGTTCCGCTGCATGTAGGCCGCAAACACCTTGGCGCGCTGCTGTTCACCATCGACGGTACACGTCGCTTCTACACGCAGGAGAGCATCGCGCCCGCAGAGGACATCGCCAGCCGGGCCGCCCTCGCGCTCCAGAATTCGACGCTCTACACTGCGCAGCAGAACGCGCAGGCCGCGCTCGTTCAGAGTGAGAAACTGGCCGCCGCCGGACGCCTCTCCGCCGCGATCGCCCACGAGATCAACAACCCGCTCGAAGCCCTGACGAACCTCATGTTCCTCATCGAGACCAGCGAAGAGACGCCGCCCACCATCAAGGCATACGCCGCCGAGGGGCTCTCCGAGCTCTCGCGCCTGACCCACATCGCACGCCAGTCCCTCGGCTTCTACCGCGAACTCACCGGCCCGACTCTCTTCGACCTGAACGAGAGCATCGACGACACCCTCCGCATTTACCTCAAGCGCTTTACCGCCAAACGCATCCGGATTGAGCGGGATTTTGCTCCGGAGGTGACGGTCACCGCCGTCAAAGGGGAGATCCGCCAGGTCGTGTCGAATCTGCTCGTCAACGCCTACGACGCCGCGCCGGAAGACGGCACGCTCCGGGTCTCGACAGGCACACTCCCCACCGGAGAAGTCTGGTTCCGCGTCCAGAACATCGGCTCCGGAATCCCGGCCGATGTCCTCCCGCACATCTTCGAGCCCTTCTTCTCGACCAAAGACGGCACCGGCACAGGGCTTGGCCTGTGGGTCTCGGAATCAATCGTCCGCAAGCACGGCGGCACCATTGAAGCGATCAATCCAGCGCCGGGCGACGCCAACCCCATGACCACCTTCGAGGTCACGCTCCCACACGATTCCCAGGCCATCGAGTAG
- the bla gene encoding class A beta-lactamase encodes MRVATLIAVLALATTLPAQTLQQKLAKIAASANETVSVACALPNSTLNCDLNPDGHPPMQSVFKLPLGVAMLHLVEQGNFTLDQPIRFLPSDRIQPGSYSPLQDKYPDANVDVPLRELIRLSVYLSDNAAADTLLRLLGGTAALQKYMDTLGIQGFHIEDTEYSLHTDAQFQFRNWFTPRAAVSFLRLLADNSPLTPEHTQLLFSFMQGPGNGTGRIKAGLPADTVVRHKSGTSDTVIGVTYAMNDIALITLPDGRTLALAVFLTNSTDSQKDREATIAAIAKAVYEAAIAPK; translated from the coding sequence ATGCGTGTCGCCACCCTCATCGCCGTTCTAGCCCTCGCCACCACTCTGCCTGCCCAAACCCTGCAGCAAAAGCTCGCGAAGATCGCGGCGAGCGCCAACGAGACCGTCTCAGTCGCCTGCGCCCTGCCGAACTCGACGCTGAACTGCGACCTCAACCCCGACGGCCACCCGCCCATGCAGTCGGTCTTCAAGCTTCCGCTCGGCGTCGCCATGCTCCATCTTGTGGAACAGGGCAACTTCACGCTCGACCAGCCCATTCGCTTTCTACCGTCGGACCGCATCCAGCCAGGCTCGTACAGCCCCTTGCAGGACAAGTATCCGGACGCGAACGTCGACGTGCCCCTCCGCGAACTCATCCGCCTCTCCGTCTATCTCTCCGACAATGCCGCCGCCGATACGCTGCTGCGTCTGCTGGGTGGCACCGCGGCGTTGCAGAAGTACATGGACACCCTCGGCATCCAGGGCTTCCACATCGAAGACACCGAATACTCACTCCATACCGATGCGCAGTTTCAATTTCGCAACTGGTTCACGCCCCGCGCAGCCGTGTCGTTCCTCCGCTTGCTGGCCGACAACTCGCCTCTCACGCCGGAGCATACGCAGCTTCTCTTCAGCTTCATGCAGGGCCCGGGAAATGGCACCGGACGCATCAAGGCCGGGCTGCCCGCCGACACCGTCGTCCGCCACAAATCCGGCACCTCGGATACGGTCATCGGTGTCACCTATGCGATGAACGATATCGCTTTGATCACGCTTCCGGATGGCCGTACGCTTGCCTTGGCGGTCTTCCTGACCAACTCGACCGACAGCCAGAAGGATCGGGAGGCGACGATCGCCGCCATCGCCAAAGCGGTCTACGAGGCGGCCATCGCACCGAAGTAG
- a CDS encoding ComEC/Rec2 family competence protein: MRRAEPKAELWPARGVERLAFRRLPVLWAAGWFCAGVGMARFSSQPVAVWIIALVLLGGLLAVRVQTAWVRLVPLAGLWVVVGFACAATQPAPSQQRELRAFADNVSREVRGEVVRVRRLEAEEGEADGVSIDVAVEAVEEDTPETIRMVPVTGGARLTVVGGAPALRCGDWVDAPVRMRVPEQYRDPGAWQYGDALLEQGIGAHGTVRGEKLAPVGGRSGGWRCRLYAAQSWASGRMREYAGSAANLRLPRAMRMDAADAGMIDAMLFGDRAGLRHELRLGFERTGSFHLFVVSGMHVALIAFGLFWLARRVRMPEWAATCSTIALTAAYAMLTGFGVPVQRALWMSSLFLVARLLDRERNSLNALGVAVLVVLVWSPSALFEASFEMTFLAIVAVAGIAGPLGERSFLPYARAARRLGEVWLDVRYEPKLAQFRVMLRLAGEPVARIFGRWAGGWAAALVRMMLWGAELGLVAVVVEAVMAAPMAVYFHRAVALGLPANVVSVPVIALLMPLALATFLASLVSAWLAMVPGAATGLLLHGVTWFIGHVSRSRLGDVRVAEPIWWVLAGALAGVAFCCWAARRPGWGWAAVAMLPVVVALVIWPERPVSAPGMLEVTALDVGQGDSLLVTGPGGASMLVDAGGPVGGLGPVLAMRATGFDVGEEVVAPYLWSRRIRRLDVVALTHEHSDHMGGMPAVLRDFRPRELWVGLDVPSSAYAALLTEAASLGVRVRRMRAGDRVDWDGVAVSVLSPAVGYGNGGPPKNDDSLVMRMQFGKASVLLEGDAERKSEAAMVAAGAGGPVTLLKVGHHGSATSSTEEFLAATAPREAVISVGRENTFGHPRGDVVARFAARGTRLYRTDMFGLTTFLLDREGGLRVADTGKVPGFDLYR, encoded by the coding sequence ATGCGGAGAGCGGAACCGAAGGCGGAGCTATGGCCCGCGCGCGGAGTGGAACGGCTGGCCTTTCGGCGGCTGCCTGTTCTGTGGGCAGCGGGGTGGTTCTGCGCGGGTGTGGGGATGGCGCGGTTTTCGTCGCAGCCGGTCGCGGTTTGGATCATTGCGCTGGTGCTCCTGGGTGGGTTGTTGGCGGTCCGGGTGCAGACGGCATGGGTGAGGCTGGTGCCTCTGGCGGGGCTCTGGGTGGTGGTGGGTTTTGCGTGTGCGGCGACGCAGCCTGCGCCTTCGCAACAGAGAGAGCTGCGAGCTTTCGCCGACAATGTGAGCCGCGAGGTGCGAGGGGAGGTCGTCCGGGTGCGGCGGCTGGAGGCGGAAGAGGGCGAAGCGGATGGTGTGTCCATCGATGTTGCGGTGGAAGCCGTCGAGGAGGACACGCCGGAGACGATTCGGATGGTACCGGTGACGGGTGGGGCTCGACTGACGGTTGTTGGGGGCGCTCCGGCGCTGCGCTGCGGGGATTGGGTGGATGCGCCGGTGCGGATGAGGGTTCCGGAGCAGTATCGGGACCCCGGCGCATGGCAGTACGGCGATGCCCTGCTGGAACAAGGGATTGGGGCTCATGGAACGGTGCGGGGGGAAAAGTTGGCGCCGGTGGGGGGACGCTCCGGGGGGTGGCGATGCAGGCTCTATGCGGCGCAGAGCTGGGCTTCGGGGCGGATGCGGGAGTATGCCGGCTCGGCGGCGAACCTGCGGCTGCCGCGCGCGATGCGGATGGACGCCGCCGACGCCGGGATGATCGACGCGATGCTCTTTGGGGACCGCGCCGGGCTCCGCCATGAGCTGCGGCTGGGATTTGAGCGGACGGGCTCGTTTCACCTCTTCGTCGTCTCGGGGATGCATGTGGCCCTGATCGCGTTTGGGCTGTTCTGGCTGGCGCGGCGCGTGCGGATGCCGGAGTGGGCGGCGACGTGCTCGACGATCGCGCTGACGGCGGCGTACGCGATGCTGACGGGATTTGGGGTGCCGGTGCAGAGGGCGCTCTGGATGTCGTCGCTGTTCCTGGTGGCGCGTCTGCTGGATCGTGAGCGGAACTCGCTGAACGCGCTTGGCGTGGCGGTGCTGGTGGTTTTGGTGTGGTCGCCTTCGGCGCTGTTTGAGGCGAGCTTTGAGATGACGTTCCTGGCGATTGTGGCGGTCGCGGGGATTGCCGGACCGCTGGGAGAGCGGAGCTTTCTGCCGTATGCACGGGCGGCCCGGCGGCTGGGAGAGGTGTGGCTGGATGTGCGGTACGAGCCGAAGCTGGCGCAGTTTCGTGTCATGCTGCGCCTCGCCGGCGAGCCTGTTGCGCGGATCTTCGGCAGGTGGGCGGGAGGGTGGGCGGCGGCGCTGGTTCGGATGATGCTGTGGGGAGCGGAGCTCGGGCTGGTTGCGGTGGTGGTGGAGGCGGTGATGGCTGCGCCCATGGCGGTCTACTTTCACCGGGCCGTCGCGCTGGGGCTGCCGGCGAATGTGGTGAGCGTCCCGGTGATCGCGCTGCTGATGCCGCTTGCGCTGGCGACGTTTCTGGCTTCACTGGTGAGTGCGTGGCTGGCGATGGTTCCGGGGGCGGCGACTGGGCTCCTTCTGCATGGAGTGACGTGGTTCATCGGGCATGTGTCGCGGTCACGGCTGGGCGATGTGCGGGTTGCGGAGCCTATCTGGTGGGTGCTGGCGGGGGCGCTGGCTGGTGTTGCCTTCTGCTGCTGGGCGGCTCGACGGCCGGGGTGGGGATGGGCAGCGGTGGCGATGCTTCCCGTGGTCGTGGCTCTGGTGATCTGGCCGGAGAGGCCCGTGTCCGCTCCGGGCATGCTAGAGGTGACCGCGCTGGATGTCGGGCAGGGGGATTCCCTGCTGGTGACCGGACCGGGGGGCGCGTCAATGCTGGTCGATGCCGGTGGGCCGGTGGGTGGGCTGGGGCCGGTGCTGGCGATGCGGGCGACGGGGTTCGACGTGGGGGAGGAGGTCGTGGCGCCGTATCTCTGGTCGCGCCGGATCCGCAGACTGGACGTTGTCGCGCTCACGCATGAACACAGCGACCACATGGGTGGGATGCCGGCGGTGCTCCGCGACTTTCGACCGCGGGAGCTTTGGGTTGGGCTGGATGTGCCCTCTTCCGCCTATGCCGCGCTGCTGACGGAGGCCGCTTCGCTGGGGGTGCGGGTGCGGCGTATGAGGGCTGGAGATCGCGTGGATTGGGACGGTGTAGCCGTCTCGGTGCTCTCTCCGGCGGTGGGCTATGGAAACGGAGGCCCGCCGAAGAATGACGACTCGCTGGTGATGCGGATGCAGTTCGGCAAGGCGTCGGTGCTACTGGAGGGGGATGCGGAGAGGAAGTCGGAAGCGGCGATGGTCGCGGCTGGAGCCGGGGGGCCGGTGACGTTGCTGAAGGTGGGGCACCATGGCAGCGCGACCTCCTCGACGGAGGAGTTTCTGGCGGCAACCGCTCCCCGGGAGGCGGTGATCTCGGTGGGGCGGGAGAACACCTTCGGGCACCCGCGCGGGGATGTCGTGGCACGTTTCGCGGCGCGGGGTACGAGGCTGTACCGCACGGATATGTTTGGGCTTACGACGTTTCTGCTGGACCGGGAGGGAGGCTTACGCGTGGCTGACACTGGGAAAGTTCCGGGTTTTGATCTATACCGGTAG
- a CDS encoding class I SAM-dependent RNA methyltransferase: protein MKTHISGAEYGGAFHAEANTQMRFVLPGELVETDPFTILKPSGARVAARCPHFGACGGCDYQHAAYPEQVQIKLDILRGMMTAAGVDELPEISVETAEPWEYRNRIRLRVQVVDGVMRFGYNQRGTREFLPIAVCPIASPLLVRAAEALVVLESPWLASIAEVEFFASEDALQMSVFTRDGRTEGFAAFCEALQVLVPALTGAGVMAASAGFGAKERATWGSAGLVQEVLGRRYWVTRGGFFQVNRLLVPRMVELVTAGRSGELAWDLYAGVGLFSRALVETFENVVGVEAGEPAALDLARKQKKVKDIQAIQMETVEFLRRAVPQRERPDLIVMDPPRAGLGAEVCTFLGRIGAREMVYVSCDPSTLARDLKMLVDSGYRLEQVRLVDMFPQTFHLETVVFLSK from the coding sequence ATGAAGACACACATCAGCGGCGCGGAGTATGGAGGAGCCTTCCACGCGGAGGCCAACACGCAGATGCGGTTCGTGCTTCCGGGCGAGCTGGTCGAGACGGATCCATTCACGATTCTGAAGCCGTCGGGGGCGCGCGTAGCGGCACGGTGTCCGCACTTCGGCGCGTGTGGCGGATGCGACTACCAGCACGCGGCGTATCCGGAGCAGGTGCAGATCAAGCTGGATATCCTGCGGGGGATGATGACGGCTGCCGGGGTGGACGAGCTACCGGAGATTTCGGTCGAGACGGCAGAGCCCTGGGAGTATCGCAACCGGATTCGGCTGCGGGTGCAGGTCGTCGATGGCGTGATGCGATTTGGGTACAACCAGCGTGGGACACGGGAGTTTCTGCCCATTGCCGTTTGCCCGATTGCGTCGCCGCTTCTTGTGCGCGCGGCGGAGGCCCTGGTGGTGCTGGAATCGCCGTGGCTGGCTTCGATTGCCGAAGTTGAGTTCTTTGCGTCGGAAGATGCGTTACAGATGTCGGTCTTCACGCGTGATGGCCGCACCGAGGGCTTTGCGGCGTTCTGCGAAGCCTTACAGGTTTTGGTTCCCGCGTTGACCGGGGCCGGCGTCATGGCGGCCTCGGCGGGCTTTGGCGCGAAGGAACGGGCGACGTGGGGTTCCGCTGGGCTGGTGCAGGAGGTGCTCGGGCGGCGGTACTGGGTGACGCGGGGTGGGTTCTTCCAGGTGAACCGTCTGCTTGTGCCGCGGATGGTGGAGCTGGTGACGGCCGGGAGGTCCGGGGAGCTGGCCTGGGATCTCTATGCGGGCGTCGGTCTGTTTTCGCGGGCGCTCGTCGAGACCTTCGAGAACGTTGTGGGTGTTGAGGCGGGTGAGCCTGCTGCGTTGGATCTGGCACGGAAGCAGAAGAAGGTCAAAGACATTCAGGCGATCCAGATGGAGACGGTCGAGTTTCTGCGGCGCGCCGTTCCGCAGCGGGAGAGGCCGGACCTGATCGTCATGGATCCACCGCGGGCCGGGCTGGGTGCGGAGGTGTGCACGTTCCTGGGGCGGATTGGCGCGCGGGAGATGGTGTACGTGTCGTGCGATCCATCGACGTTGGCGCGGGATTTGAAGATGCTGGTAGACTCCGGCTACCGTCTCGAGCAGGTGCGGCTGGTGGACATGTTTCCGCAGACGTTTCATCTGGAGACGGTGGTCTTTCTTTCGAAATAG
- a CDS encoding type III pantothenate kinase: protein MLLAIDAGNTNTVLGLFRLATEDAPAELVADWRITTPLGQTSDEIGVTLRSLFISVGHDLNQVDGIAISSVVPPLDSTLRRVCEIFFKVKPLFIEPGVKTGLPVLTDNPAEVGADRIVNCVAAFEKYGGPTIVVDMGTATSFDVVSKKGEFLGGAIAPGLGISADALFQRAARLPRIDVKKPAKVIGTGTVDNIQIGLYYGYIGLVDGILKRMIGELGPETKTVATGGLSKLIAPGSEYLSEIDEMLTLNGLRLIYEKNRDKHRDRRGAAAPAIRS, encoded by the coding sequence ATGCTGCTCGCGATCGACGCAGGCAATACCAATACGGTGCTGGGGCTGTTTCGGCTTGCCACGGAGGACGCTCCGGCAGAGCTGGTCGCGGACTGGCGGATTACCACGCCGCTGGGGCAGACGTCGGATGAGATCGGCGTGACGCTGCGCAGCTTGTTCATCTCGGTGGGCCATGATTTGAACCAGGTGGACGGGATTGCTATTTCGTCCGTTGTGCCTCCGCTGGATTCCACGCTGCGCCGAGTGTGCGAGATCTTCTTCAAGGTAAAGCCGCTGTTCATTGAGCCCGGGGTAAAGACCGGACTGCCGGTGCTGACGGATAATCCCGCCGAGGTTGGCGCGGACCGCATCGTGAACTGCGTGGCCGCGTTTGAAAAGTACGGCGGACCGACGATTGTGGTGGATATGGGCACGGCGACGTCGTTCGACGTCGTCTCGAAGAAGGGTGAGTTTCTGGGCGGGGCGATCGCCCCCGGGCTTGGAATTTCTGCCGATGCCCTGTTTCAGCGGGCGGCGCGGCTGCCTCGGATCGATGTGAAGAAGCCGGCCAAGGTGATTGGTACAGGCACCGTCGACAATATCCAGATCGGGCTTTATTACGGTTACATCGGGCTGGTGGACGGCATTCTGAAGAGGATGATCGGGGAACTGGGGCCGGAGACCAAGACGGTGGCAACGGGCGGATTGTCGAAGCTGATCGCGCCGGGGTCAGAGTACCTGAGCGAGATCGACGAGATGCTGACGCTGAACGGTCTAAGGCTGATCTACGAGAAGAACCGGGATAAGCATCGGGACCGGCGCGGAGCTGCGGCACCGGCGATACGGTCTTAG